The Verrucomicrobium spinosum DSM 4136 = JCM 18804 genome includes a region encoding these proteins:
- a CDS encoding SAF domain-containing protein, with the protein MTPRITRTVPTRIGIVGTGFIAVGLCLMLRTTPDMAVSRVLTRRPVNSVQDIDSNLLTRSMEDLMAHSDVIVECSGDILHASNTVQAAHEAGLPVVTMGAEFHVTVGSYFCNSGILTEAEGDQPGSLAALHEEAVQMGFNPLVYGNIKGFLNHHPKEEEMAYWASRNGISRTQVTSFTDGTKLQIEQALVANGLGADIAQRGMLGPQDLTLDEAGALLSTEAIRLGIPLSDYVLNRKLPAGVFVTCEHPTERPHVLRYLKLGEGPYYTLLRPYHLCHLELPRTLRRIIAGGGVLLNNSAQPKINVVAVAKKDLPAGTLIETAIGSVELRGETVRISELPDAPPIGLLSGSRLRHSVAAGQTLMTSDVDIPHSLAKKAWESIRQQSLELA; encoded by the coding sequence ATGACGCCCAGAATCACTCGTACGGTCCCAACAAGAATTGGGATTGTGGGGACGGGCTTCATCGCTGTGGGCTTGTGTTTGATGCTGCGCACCACGCCGGACATGGCGGTATCCCGGGTCCTGACCCGGCGTCCGGTCAATTCCGTGCAGGACATTGACTCCAACCTCCTGACACGGTCCATGGAGGACCTGATGGCTCACTCGGATGTGATCGTGGAGTGCAGCGGGGACATTCTGCACGCCAGCAATACGGTGCAGGCCGCTCATGAGGCAGGCTTGCCGGTGGTGACGATGGGCGCAGAGTTCCACGTAACGGTGGGCTCCTACTTTTGTAACAGCGGCATTCTCACTGAGGCTGAAGGCGACCAGCCCGGATCCCTGGCAGCCCTGCATGAAGAGGCGGTGCAGATGGGCTTCAACCCGCTCGTTTACGGAAACATCAAGGGCTTCCTGAACCATCATCCTAAAGAGGAAGAAATGGCCTACTGGGCCAGCCGCAATGGCATCAGCCGGACGCAGGTGACGAGCTTCACCGACGGAACAAAGCTGCAGATCGAGCAAGCGCTGGTGGCCAATGGGCTGGGTGCTGATATCGCGCAGCGCGGCATGCTGGGTCCCCAGGACCTGACGCTGGATGAAGCAGGTGCCCTGCTGAGCACCGAAGCCATACGCCTGGGCATCCCGCTCAGTGACTACGTGCTCAACCGAAAGCTGCCCGCCGGAGTTTTCGTGACCTGCGAGCACCCCACTGAGCGCCCTCACGTCCTGCGCTACCTGAAGCTGGGCGAGGGGCCGTACTATACCCTGCTGCGCCCGTACCACCTGTGTCACCTGGAGTTGCCGCGCACACTGCGCCGCATCATCGCTGGGGGCGGGGTGTTGCTGAACAACAGTGCCCAGCCCAAGATCAATGTGGTAGCCGTGGCCAAAAAAGACCTTCCGGCTGGCACACTCATAGAAACCGCGATCGGTAGTGTGGAGCTGCGCGGTGAGACGGTCCGCATCTCAGAGCTTCCGGACGCGCCGCCTATCGGCCTCCTTTCCGGCAGCCGGCTGCGGCACTCCGTTGCGGCGGGACAGACTTTGATGACTTCCGATGTGGACATTCCCCACAGCCTCGCCAAAAAGGCATGGGAGTCCATTCGGCAACAAAGCCTGGAACTGGCTTGA
- the cimA gene encoding citramalate synthase, which yields MITAPKVSLYDTTLRDGTQGEGVNFSSLDKLRIAHELDSFGMHYIEGGWPGSNPKDVEFFELAKKQTFKNAKIAAFGSTRRADLAVDKDPQVRTLLEAETPVVTFYGKSWLLHVTEVLRTTPEVNRAMIRDTVRHCKEAGREVFYDAEHFFDGFKDEPEYALSTLEAALEGGADVLVLCETNGGTLPHEISEIVSKVQARFPEAKIGIHSHDDGGLGVANALAAIRAGAVQVQGTMNGYGERTGNCNLTTVIPNLQLKMGIPVVGDLTKLTVLSKFVDDVANLPHFNRAPFVGSTAFSHKGGTHVNAVQKLARSYEHIQPASVGNRQVVLVSDMSGQDNILHKAAELGFPLQRGSAEVKRILDHVKTQENEGYEYEAADASFELVLRKDMGQFTSSFRLLEYHVSHRTHGERGFDTCEATVKVEVNGERVYTVEEGDGPVNALDRALRVALSRAHPEIATVQLCDYKVRIIDSRTGTAAKTRVLIESTDGVNHWGTVGVSTNIIDASWEALVDSLEYFLSKKANYAE from the coding sequence ATGATCACTGCACCGAAAGTTTCCCTTTATGATACCACGCTCCGTGATGGGACGCAGGGTGAAGGCGTAAACTTCAGCTCCCTCGACAAACTGCGCATCGCCCATGAGCTGGACAGCTTTGGCATGCACTACATTGAGGGCGGCTGGCCCGGCTCCAACCCCAAGGATGTGGAATTCTTTGAGCTGGCCAAGAAGCAGACTTTCAAGAACGCCAAGATTGCGGCCTTTGGAAGCACCCGCCGTGCCGATCTGGCCGTGGACAAGGATCCCCAGGTGCGCACCCTTCTGGAGGCTGAGACGCCAGTCGTCACCTTCTACGGCAAGAGCTGGCTGCTTCATGTGACGGAGGTGCTGCGCACCACGCCAGAAGTGAACCGTGCGATGATCCGTGACACGGTGCGCCACTGCAAAGAGGCCGGCCGCGAAGTCTTCTACGACGCCGAGCATTTCTTTGATGGGTTCAAGGACGAGCCCGAATACGCCCTCTCCACTTTGGAGGCAGCGCTGGAAGGCGGGGCCGATGTGCTGGTGCTTTGCGAGACCAATGGCGGCACGCTTCCGCATGAAATCTCAGAGATTGTCAGCAAAGTCCAGGCCCGTTTCCCAGAGGCCAAGATCGGCATTCACTCCCATGATGATGGCGGCCTCGGCGTGGCCAACGCTCTCGCCGCCATCCGTGCGGGGGCGGTGCAGGTGCAGGGCACGATGAACGGCTACGGTGAGCGTACCGGCAACTGCAACCTCACCACGGTCATCCCGAACCTGCAGCTCAAAATGGGCATCCCCGTGGTGGGCGATCTTACCAAGCTCACCGTCCTCTCCAAGTTTGTTGATGACGTGGCCAACCTGCCACACTTCAACCGGGCTCCCTTTGTAGGCAGCACCGCCTTCTCCCACAAGGGGGGCACCCACGTGAATGCCGTACAAAAGCTGGCCCGCAGCTATGAGCACATCCAGCCCGCCAGCGTGGGCAACCGGCAGGTGGTGTTGGTGAGTGACATGTCTGGCCAGGACAACATCCTGCACAAAGCCGCCGAACTGGGCTTCCCCCTTCAACGCGGATCGGCCGAGGTGAAGCGCATTCTGGACCACGTGAAGACCCAGGAAAACGAAGGGTACGAGTACGAGGCCGCCGATGCTTCCTTCGAGCTCGTCCTGCGCAAGGACATGGGCCAGTTCACCTCCAGCTTCCGGCTGCTGGAGTACCATGTAAGCCACCGCACCCATGGAGAGCGCGGTTTCGACACCTGCGAAGCCACCGTCAAAGTGGAAGTGAATGGCGAGCGCGTTTACACCGTGGAGGAAGGTGACGGCCCCGTGAACGCCCTTGACCGCGCCCTCCGCGTGGCCCTTTCCAGAGCCCATCCGGAAATCGCAACCGTCCAGCTCTGCGACTACAAGGTCCGCATCATCGACAGCCGCACGGGCACCGCTGCCAAGACCCGCGTGCTGATCGAGAGCACCGATGGTGTGAACCACTGGGGCACCGTCGGCGTGAGCACCAACATCATCGACGCCAGCTGGGAAGCGTTGGTGGACAGCCTAGAGTACTTCCTCTCCAAGAAGGCGAACTACGCGGAGTAG
- a CDS encoding glycosyltransferase family 2 protein, with amino-acid sequence MLLGKKIAVTMPAYYAAKTVGKTVADIPREYVDIVILVDDASKDDTFATAQALGISVFRNEKNLNYGGNVKRCLQLALDAGADIVIQLHPDYQYPPKVTLPMAAMLATGYHDLVLGARTSGKGARGTMPFWRYLPNRLLTMVMGWCFGVSHSEFHTGCRGYTRKLLETVPFHEFRNDFIFDNQMLIGALRHDFATSEVTCPTVYEEDSSSIPFSKALRYGIQCLKISIPYFFERISSGKK; translated from the coding sequence ATGCTTCTTGGTAAAAAGATCGCCGTCACCATGCCCGCGTACTACGCGGCCAAAACCGTGGGCAAGACTGTCGCAGACATCCCACGCGAGTATGTGGACATTGTGATCCTGGTGGATGACGCCTCCAAGGACGACACCTTTGCCACTGCACAGGCCCTCGGGATCTCCGTCTTCCGCAATGAGAAAAACCTGAACTACGGCGGCAACGTGAAGCGCTGTCTGCAACTGGCTCTGGACGCTGGTGCCGACATCGTGATCCAGCTCCATCCGGATTACCAGTATCCGCCAAAGGTGACGCTGCCCATGGCGGCGATGCTGGCCACGGGCTACCATGACCTGGTGCTGGGGGCACGCACTTCCGGGAAAGGGGCTCGCGGCACGATGCCCTTCTGGCGCTACCTGCCCAACCGCCTGCTCACCATGGTGATGGGCTGGTGCTTTGGGGTGAGCCATAGTGAGTTCCACACTGGCTGCCGCGGCTACACCCGGAAGCTCCTGGAGACGGTGCCCTTCCACGAGTTTCGCAATGACTTCATCTTCGACAACCAGATGCTCATTGGCGCGCTGCGTCATGACTTTGCCACCAGCGAGGTAACCTGCCCCACGGTGTACGAGGAAGACAGCAGTTCCATCCCCTTCTCCAAGGCCCTGCGCTACGGCATCCAGTGCCTGAAGATCTCCATCCCCTACTTCTTCGAGCGGATCTCGTCCGGGAAGAAGTAG